Within the Pieris napi chromosome 10, ilPieNapi1.2, whole genome shotgun sequence genome, the region TGAGATTCGTAAGCGGGAAATAACCGAGGTACCTGAATTTGATCGAAGTTTACACGCTCATGTTATTGAGGATGGACGATGCCACCTTTGTAATATCTACACAAGTGATAAGAAGACGAAACATTGCggaatttgtaataaatgtgtttataaatttgatcATCATTGCAAGTGGTTAAATAATTGTGTTGGAGGTCGAAACTACTCGGCCTTCATTGGGTGTTTCATCACTGCCTTATTTATCTCCGTATTTACGTTGTCTCTTTGTGTAGtagatttagttattttttttacatatccCCCTAGCTTTGGAACGCCAGTTTCATATTTGATTAACTGCACAACTACAAATGCTTTTTATCAACAGAATTGTAAAAGTTccatatttttgattttatttttaattatttacttagttTGTAGCTTTGTTATAACATGTGCGTTGTTGCATCTACTGTGTTTTCATGCGTACATAACACTTTTGGGTATATCGACTTACGAATATATtgtcaaaaacaaaagatcGCCATTAGAAATACGATGTCTATGGATGCCTAACCGTAAATGTATCAGTAACAAACGAATAAAAAGAGAGACTGACTTAGTAAGAAGTGAACCAAATGTTGCTAATTTGGTTggaataataattgattatgaattagaaaaagcaaaaaaaCTTTTCAATTATGGTAAAAATAAGGT harbors:
- the LOC125053407 gene encoding palmitoyltransferase ZDHHC11, whose protein sequence is MGGGHVSNQNPKNLRRINGFQLPLNCLQLFAWMVLIGTGLISFLFFIEIQPQKYKLAALIIYAILYGLHIVIHIIAIGRDPSEHEIRKREITEVPEFDRSLHAHVIEDGRCHLCNIYTSDKKTKHCGICNKCVYKFDHHCKWLNNCVGGRNYSAFIGCFITALFISVFTLSLCVVDLVIFFTYPPSFGTPVSYLINCTTTNAFYQQNCKSSIFLILFLIIYLVCSFVITCALLHLLCFHAYITLLGISTYEYIVKNKRSPLEIRCLWMPNRKCISNKRIKRETDLVRSEPNVANLVGIIIDYELEKAKKLFNYGKNKVHPTQSTDNGLESKVHMQTGASPTLPKS